In Providencia zhijiangensis, a single window of DNA contains:
- the pagP gene encoding lipid IV(A) palmitoyltransferase PagP codes for MRVNKNIQLVVGASAILSASICMSSPALAEEQSVGLWDKFTNNVSTTWDSDKYELYIPFFTWHNRLMYDKEKTDTYNEEPWGFGIGKYRYDEDNDWHALYAMAFMDSHNKVEPIVGYGFQKMWIPGDLDGFRMGAGFTLGITAREEYSYIPLPAPLPLVSIEYDKLSVQATYIPGTYNNGNVLFAWLRWQW; via the coding sequence ATGAGAGTTAATAAAAACATACAGTTGGTTGTAGGCGCATCGGCAATTCTGAGCGCTTCAATCTGCATGTCATCACCTGCGTTGGCTGAAGAGCAGTCAGTCGGTTTATGGGATAAATTCACCAATAATGTCAGTACCACTTGGGATTCTGACAAATATGAGCTGTATATCCCGTTCTTCACATGGCATAACCGTCTTATGTACGATAAAGAAAAAACAGATACCTATAATGAAGAGCCATGGGGCTTTGGTATCGGTAAATATCGTTATGATGAAGATAATGACTGGCATGCGCTCTACGCGATGGCATTTATGGATTCCCATAATAAAGTCGAGCCAATCGTAGGTTATGGTTTCCAAAAAATGTGGATCCCAGGTGACCTTGATGGCTTCCGTATGGGAGCAGGTTTCACATTAGGTATCACCGCGCGTGAAGAATATAGCTATATTCCACTCCCTGCGCCCCTGCCTTTAGTTTCTATTGAATATGATAAGCTTTCTGTTCAAGCGACCTATATTCCAGGAACATACAATAACGGTAACGTCCTGTTTGCTTGGTTACGTTGGCAGTGGTAA